From one Bacteroides intestinalis DSM 17393 genomic stretch:
- a CDS encoding tyrosine-type recombinase/integrase produces MKTKDVETDVGSTDLASYILAVTEQLKRERKFAAAHGYVSVLHSFQDFAGGRGIPLPMDEVFTPMRLKAYEEWLMQTKKRPLKMNSVTSYMSSLRAVYNRWMPVGTPGYNPQLFVGVHTRVVSQTKRALRGWQMEKLLRAENDDLTREERRALAYFRLMFLCRGIPFIDLAHLRRQDLQGEYLVYLRHKTQKPMRVKLSPEALRLLRGLGQKTTPSSPYLLPILDAEIQDGWEQYLSYQIALRNFNRTLKQAVKRMLPGVPVSSYTARHTWATLAYHMGQSIGIISQSLGHSSIRVTETYLKPFENERIDEVNRQLIAAVKKGKWKGSMLYSIL; encoded by the coding sequence ATGAAAACAAAAGATGTAGAAACGGATGTGGGAAGTACGGATTTGGCTTCCTACATACTTGCTGTGACCGAACAGCTGAAACGTGAACGAAAGTTTGCGGCGGCGCATGGTTATGTGTCTGTGCTGCATTCCTTCCAAGATTTTGCGGGTGGTAGGGGCATACCACTGCCTATGGATGAAGTGTTCACCCCTATGCGGTTGAAAGCCTATGAGGAGTGGCTGATGCAGACGAAAAAGAGACCCTTGAAGATGAACAGCGTGACCAGTTACATGAGCTCACTGCGGGCTGTGTACAACCGCTGGATGCCCGTAGGCACACCGGGATACAACCCACAGCTGTTTGTCGGTGTACATACACGGGTGGTGTCTCAAACCAAACGTGCACTGCGTGGATGGCAGATGGAAAAGTTGTTGAGAGCAGAGAACGATGACCTGACCAGAGAAGAAAGAAGGGCTTTGGCATATTTCCGCCTGATGTTTCTGTGCAGGGGTATACCGTTTATCGACCTTGCCCATCTGCGCAGGCAGGATTTGCAGGGGGAATATCTGGTCTATCTCCGTCATAAGACTCAGAAACCGATGCGGGTGAAACTGTCTCCCGAAGCCTTGCGCCTACTACGAGGGCTCGGACAGAAGACTACCCCCTCATCTCCTTACCTGTTGCCAATCCTGGATGCAGAGATACAGGACGGTTGGGAACAATATCTTTCTTACCAGATTGCTTTACGTAACTTCAACCGGACATTAAAGCAAGCCGTAAAACGGATGCTTCCAGGCGTGCCGGTAAGTTCCTACACTGCCCGGCATACTTGGGCTACGCTGGCTTACCACATGGGGCAGTCCATTGGTATTATCAGCCAATCACTGGGACACTCGTCCATCCGGGTAACGGAAACTTACCTCAAACCTTTTGAAAATGAACGTATCGATGAAGTAAACAGACAACTCATCGCAGCTGTGAAAAAAGGTAAATGGAAGGGGAGTATGCTTTACAGTATATTGTAA
- a CDS encoding Crp/Fnr family transcriptional regulator: MEPHILLQMPLFQGITEEVLLKFVLLHQHTLKSYKPGEFIAMQGDIYRSLYILCNGTVRTQMVSAEGKQLTIETLRAPKLLAPAFIFASENRFPVNIETLETSEVLILNKDAFLEFMHQYPVVMQNFLKLISDRSLFLSKKLNEFALQSLKSRLLNYVKMHGSIGSQQEVAHILGVARPSLARAISELSNEGCIQIEGKEMFIDEENSKKYF, translated from the coding sequence ATGGAACCACATATATTATTACAGATGCCATTATTTCAAGGCATAACAGAAGAAGTGCTGTTAAAGTTCGTTCTGTTGCACCAACATACCCTTAAATCTTATAAACCGGGAGAGTTTATCGCCATGCAGGGAGACATTTACCGTTCTCTATATATTCTGTGCAATGGAACAGTGCGTACGCAAATGGTCAGTGCAGAAGGAAAACAACTCACCATAGAGACCCTCCGTGCTCCGAAACTCCTTGCACCGGCTTTCATCTTCGCTTCCGAAAACCGTTTCCCGGTGAATATCGAAACCCTGGAAACCTCGGAAGTATTGATTCTGAATAAGGATGCTTTTCTGGAATTCATGCACCAGTACCCGGTCGTCATGCAGAATTTCCTGAAGTTGATTTCCGACCGGAGCTTGTTTCTATCCAAGAAACTGAACGAGTTTGCTTTACAAAGCCTGAAATCCAGATTGCTCAATTATGTAAAGATGCATGGAAGCATCGGTTCCCAACAGGAAGTGGCACATATACTTGGAGTGGCCCGTCCGTCACTGGCACGTGCCATATCTGAACTGAGCAATGAGGGCTGCATACAAATAGAAGGAAAAGAAATGTTTATTGACGAGGAGAATTCGAAGAAATACTTTTAA
- a CDS encoding Crp/Fnr family transcriptional regulator: MRKITLTDKHQELLFQIPLFRDLPLNIKHSLLNRLDISLYSVDKKDIIATQGTLCKKLYVLLEGKLRVDIIDGLGNEVMIEYIVAARAFATPHLFSSDGVLPATFTAMEDSTLLTASKESMFKLISEEPKILHNFLCITGNCNVCTVSRLKTLSRKTVRERFVVYLLEHKKKNSPIVNIIHNQATLAEYLNVTRPALSKEINKMIKEGIIDMDGKTVQILNETILERYV; the protein is encoded by the coding sequence ATGAGGAAAATAACATTAACCGACAAACATCAGGAATTACTTTTCCAGATTCCGCTGTTTCGTGACCTTCCCCTTAACATCAAGCATTCGTTGCTCAACAGGTTAGATATCTCCCTGTACTCGGTCGACAAAAAAGATATCATTGCCACCCAGGGAACACTCTGCAAGAAATTATATGTATTATTGGAAGGAAAACTACGGGTAGATATTATCGACGGATTGGGAAATGAAGTCATGATAGAATATATCGTTGCGGCACGTGCATTCGCCACTCCTCATTTATTCAGTTCAGACGGAGTACTGCCGGCAACCTTTACCGCCATGGAAGACAGTACCCTACTCACCGCCAGCAAAGAGTCCATGTTTAAGCTTATCAGCGAGGAACCTAAAATATTACACAACTTTCTTTGCATTACGGGCAATTGCAATGTCTGCACAGTATCCCGCCTGAAAACCCTATCACGGAAAACAGTGCGCGAACGTTTCGTTGTCTACTTGCTGGAACACAAGAAAAAGAATTCTCCAATAGTCAACATCATCCACAATCAGGCAACCCTTGCCGAATATCTGAATGTAACCCGCCCTGCACTATCGAAAGAGATTAATAAGATGATAAAGGAAGGTATTATCGATATGGACGGAAAGACAGTGCAGATACTCAATGAAACTATATTAGAAAGGTACGTATAG
- the nrfA gene encoding ammonia-forming cytochrome c nitrite reductase has protein sequence MEKKLKSWQGWLLFGGSMVVVFVLGLCVSALMERRAELESVFNNRRTVITGIEARNEVFKSDFPREYQTWTETAKTDFQSEFNGNIAVDVLEQRPEMVVLWAGYAFSKDYSTPRGHMHAIEDITASLRTGAPATPEDGPQPSTCWTCKSPDVPRMMEAIGVDAFYNNKWGAMGDEIVNPIGCADCHEPENMNLHISRPALIEAFARQGRDITKATPQEMRSLVCAQCHVEYYFKGDGKYLTFPWDKGFTVEDMEAYYDNEGFYDYIHKLSRAPILKAQHPDYEICQMGIHGQRGVSCADCHMPYKSEGGVKFSDHHIQSPLAMIDRTCQTCHRESEETLRNNVYERQRKANEIRNRLEQELAKAHIEAKFAWDKGATEDQMKNVLALIRQAQWRWDFGVASHGGSFHAPQEIQRILSHGLDKAMQARLAVSRVLAKHGFTDDVPMPDISTKEKAQQYIGLDMDAERAAKEKFLKTTVPAWLEKAKANGRLAQK, from the coding sequence ATGGAAAAGAAATTGAAATCATGGCAAGGCTGGCTGCTGTTCGGTGGTTCGATGGTAGTTGTGTTTGTATTAGGATTATGTGTTTCCGCGCTGATGGAGAGGCGGGCGGAATTAGAAAGCGTGTTCAATAACCGCAGGACTGTCATTACAGGCATTGAAGCCCGTAATGAAGTGTTCAAAAGTGATTTCCCCCGTGAATATCAGACCTGGACGGAAACAGCGAAGACGGATTTCCAGAGTGAGTTCAACGGAAATATTGCGGTCGATGTATTGGAACAACGTCCCGAAATGGTGGTTCTGTGGGCAGGATATGCTTTCTCAAAGGACTATTCGACTCCACGTGGGCACATGCATGCGATAGAGGATATTACGGCAAGCCTTCGTACGGGGGCGCCTGCTACTCCCGAAGATGGTCCGCAACCGTCTACCTGTTGGACTTGTAAGAGCCCGGATGTTCCCCGTATGATGGAGGCTATCGGTGTGGATGCGTTCTATAATAATAAGTGGGGAGCAATGGGTGATGAGATTGTAAATCCTATCGGATGCGCCGATTGCCACGAACCGGAAAATATGAATCTGCACATCAGCCGTCCGGCTTTGATCGAGGCTTTTGCACGCCAGGGCAGAGATATAACAAAAGCTACTCCGCAGGAAATGCGTTCGCTGGTTTGTGCGCAGTGCCACGTGGAATATTACTTCAAGGGTGATGGCAAGTACCTGACTTTCCCTTGGGATAAAGGCTTTACTGTGGAAGATATGGAGGCTTATTATGATAATGAAGGTTTCTATGATTATATTCATAAACTGAGCCGTGCTCCGATATTGAAAGCGCAGCATCCTGATTATGAAATCTGTCAGATGGGTATTCACGGTCAGAGAGGTGTGTCATGTGCAGATTGCCACATGCCTTATAAGAGCGAAGGTGGTGTGAAATTCAGCGATCATCATATTCAAAGCCCGCTGGCGATGATAGACCGCACTTGTCAGACTTGCCACCGCGAAAGTGAAGAAACATTGCGTAACAATGTGTACGAACGCCAACGTAAGGCTAACGAAATACGTAACCGTTTGGAACAGGAACTTGCCAAGGCTCATATCGAGGCTAAGTTTGCATGGGACAAGGGGGCTACGGAAGATCAGATGAAAAACGTACTTGCCCTGATCCGTCAGGCGCAGTGGCGTTGGGATTTCGGTGTGGCTTCTCACGGTGGTTCTTTCCATGCTCCGCAGGAAATCCAACGTATCCTTTCACATGGATTGGACAAGGCTATGCAGGCTCGTCTGGCTGTATCAAGAGTATTGGCTAAGCATGGCTTTACAGATGATGTGCCGATGCCGGATATTTCAACCAAAGAGAAAGCACAACAATACATTGGTCTCGACATGGATGCGGAAAGAGCTGCTAAAGAGAAATTCTTGAAAACAACTGTACCTGCGTGGCTGGAAAAAGCGAAAGCTAACGGTCGTCTGGCTCAGAAATAA
- the nrfH gene encoding cytochrome c nitrite reductase small subunit has translation MKKLSFINRFLPSYKWKVAAIVICGIVVGGGGLFMYLLRAHTYLGDEPSACVNCHIMAPYYATWFHSSHSRDATCNDCHVPHENAVKKWTFKGMDGMKHVAAFLTKSEPQVIRAHEASSEVIMNNCIRCHTQLNTEFVKTGKIDYMMSQVGEGKACWDCHRDVPHGGSNSLSSTPNALVPYPESPVPGWLQKMLKK, from the coding sequence ATGAAGAAATTGTCATTTATAAACAGGTTTTTACCTTCGTACAAATGGAAAGTGGCTGCGATAGTTATCTGCGGTATCGTTGTGGGCGGGGGAGGCTTGTTCATGTACTTGCTGCGGGCGCATACCTACTTGGGGGATGAGCCGTCGGCATGCGTGAACTGTCATATTATGGCACCTTACTACGCTACATGGTTTCACAGTTCACATAGTCGGGATGCCACTTGTAATGATTGTCATGTTCCTCATGAGAATGCCGTAAAGAAATGGACATTCAAGGGGATGGACGGTATGAAACATGTGGCTGCTTTCCTGACAAAGAGCGAGCCGCAGGTTATCAGGGCGCATGAAGCCAGTTCAGAGGTGATTATGAACAACTGTATCCGTTGCCATACGCAGTTGAATACGGAGTTTGTGAAAACCGGGAAAATAGATTATATGATGTCTCAGGTAGGTGAGGGTAAGGCTTGTTGGGATTGTCACCGGGATGTGCCGCATGGCGGAAGCAACTCGTTGTCATCCACTCCCAATGCACTGGTACCTTATCCCGAATCGCCCGTTCCGGGCTGGCTGCAAAAGATGCTTAAGAAATAA
- a CDS encoding alginate export family protein — protein MKTTYWAMLLMLLPSMAYTQTTEKENEFTMSIQIRPRAEYRNGALMPRNEGEEPAGFINSRARLSMEYKRSDLQMKISAQHVGVWGQDPQIDKNGRFIMNEAWAKLNFGKNFFAQLGRQTLSYDDERILGGLDWNVAGRYHDALKLGYADPNNQLHLILAFNQNDETKIGGTYYVQAGAQPYKNMQTLWYHYKSDYTPFDASLLFMNLGLETGDAATKESHTRYLQTMGTYITYRENGWNVDGAFYYQTGKNQNVQKVSAFMASLQVAYAFPYNLKPTWTIVASADYLSGDSGDSDKYKAFNVLYGTHHKFYGAMDYFYASDFKPGYAPGLFDKRLGLRFRASDKVDMDLNYHHFSTAVKLSGLKKALGSEVDYQINWSVMKDVKLSAGYSIMRGTETMDVVKGGNHKSWQDWGWVSVNINPRVLFVKW, from the coding sequence ATGAAAACTACTTATTGGGCAATGCTTCTCATGCTTTTGCCAAGCATGGCGTATACGCAAACTACAGAAAAAGAGAATGAATTTACAATGTCCATCCAGATCAGACCTCGTGCGGAATACCGTAACGGTGCTCTGATGCCCCGTAATGAAGGAGAGGAACCTGCGGGATTCATCAATAGCCGTGCACGCCTTTCTATGGAGTACAAGCGTTCTGATTTGCAAATGAAAATCTCGGCTCAGCATGTGGGGGTATGGGGACAAGATCCGCAGATTGACAAGAACGGCCGTTTCATCATGAATGAGGCATGGGCTAAACTGAATTTCGGTAAAAACTTCTTTGCACAATTAGGCCGTCAGACCCTTTCGTATGATGACGAACGCATTCTGGGCGGACTGGATTGGAATGTAGCCGGACGCTACCATGATGCATTGAAACTGGGTTATGCCGACCCCAACAACCAACTGCATCTGATTCTTGCTTTCAACCAGAATGACGAGACTAAGATAGGCGGTACCTATTACGTGCAGGCCGGAGCGCAGCCTTACAAGAATATGCAGACTCTCTGGTATCACTATAAATCCGATTATACTCCCTTTGATGCATCCTTACTGTTCATGAATCTGGGATTGGAAACCGGAGATGCGGCAACTAAAGAGTCTCACACCCGTTATCTGCAAACAATGGGAACTTATATCACCTACAGGGAAAATGGGTGGAATGTAGACGGTGCCTTCTATTATCAGACGGGCAAGAACCAAAATGTGCAGAAGGTATCTGCTTTCATGGCCAGCCTGCAAGTGGCTTATGCTTTCCCATACAACCTTAAACCTACTTGGACGATAGTGGCAAGCGCCGATTATCTAAGTGGAGACAGCGGTGACAGTGACAAGTACAAGGCATTCAATGTTCTATATGGTACACATCATAAGTTTTACGGAGCTATGGATTATTTTTATGCGTCCGACTTTAAACCCGGATATGCTCCCGGCTTGTTTGACAAACGTCTGGGTTTACGTTTCCGTGCTTCCGATAAGGTGGATATGGATTTGAACTATCATCATTTCTCAACTGCGGTGAAGTTGTCGGGATTGAAAAAGGCATTAGGTTCGGAAGTCGATTATCAAATAAACTGGTCGGTGATGAAGGATGTGAAACTCTCCGCCGGATACTCCATTATGCGCGGAACGGAGACGATGGACGTTGTGAAAGGCGGCAATCATAAAAGCTGGCAAGACTGGGGATGGGTGTCTGTCAATATCAATCCCAGAGTGCTGTTTGTGAAGTGGTAA
- the hcp gene encoding hydroxylamine reductase, which yields MEAKMFCYQCQETMKGTGCILKGVCGKESHTAKAMDLLMFVVRGISVVTDEFRNAGHSVAAEVNRFVVDALFCTITNANFDDESILNRVDKGMALRNRLIEEAKEKGISLPEIDELQWQGGRDEYAAKAESVGVLRESDTDLRSLKELMTYGLKGMAAYLEHAMRLGYDDASIHTFMQHALAATATKSLPAGEWVKMVLQTGEYGVKTMALLDKANTERYGNPEMTKVNIGVGKRPGILISGHDLKDMEELLKQTEGTGVDVYTHSEMLPAHYYPAFKKYSHFVGNYGNAWWKQREEFTTFNGPILFTTNCIVPPLANAEYKERMFTTNSTGYPGCKYIQADAEGRKDFSEIIEIAKQCQPPTEIERGEIIGGFAHNQVLQLADKVVDAVKSGAIRRFVVMAGCDGRMKGRDYYTEFAKALPKDTVILTAGCAKYRYNKLPLGDINGIPRVLDAGQCNDSYSLAVIAMKLKEVFELNDINELPIVYNIAWYEQKAVIVLLALLSLGVKKIHLGPTLPAFLSPNVAKVLVDTFQIDTISDVEDDLKMFQLS from the coding sequence ATGGAAGCTAAAATGTTTTGTTATCAGTGCCAGGAGACAATGAAAGGCACCGGTTGTATCTTGAAAGGTGTGTGTGGAAAAGAAAGTCATACGGCAAAGGCAATGGATTTGCTGATGTTCGTGGTACGTGGAATATCAGTCGTTACTGATGAATTCCGTAACGCCGGACATTCTGTAGCTGCCGAAGTGAACCGTTTTGTTGTGGATGCCTTATTCTGTACCATTACAAATGCCAATTTCGATGATGAAAGCATTCTGAACAGGGTGGATAAAGGTATGGCATTGCGTAACCGTTTGATAGAAGAAGCCAAAGAAAAAGGTATTTCCCTGCCTGAAATCGACGAATTGCAATGGCAGGGCGGACGTGATGAGTATGCTGCCAAGGCGGAAAGCGTGGGTGTCTTGCGTGAGTCCGACACAGACCTGCGTTCCCTGAAAGAATTGATGACCTATGGTCTGAAGGGTATGGCGGCATATCTGGAACATGCCATGCGTCTGGGATATGACGATGCTTCTATCCATACTTTTATGCAACATGCTTTGGCTGCCACTGCCACAAAATCACTTCCGGCAGGCGAGTGGGTGAAGATGGTACTCCAGACCGGAGAATACGGTGTGAAGACTATGGCTTTACTGGATAAAGCGAATACCGAACGCTATGGCAATCCGGAAATGACAAAAGTAAATATCGGAGTAGGGAAGCGTCCGGGTATCTTGATAAGCGGCCACGACCTGAAAGATATGGAAGAACTATTGAAGCAAACCGAAGGTACGGGAGTCGACGTGTACACACATAGCGAAATGCTTCCTGCTCACTATTATCCTGCTTTCAAGAAGTATTCCCACTTCGTAGGCAACTATGGAAATGCCTGGTGGAAGCAGCGTGAAGAGTTCACCACCTTCAATGGACCTATCCTGTTTACAACAAACTGTATCGTCCCCCCGTTGGCAAATGCTGAATATAAGGAACGTATGTTTACAACAAATTCCACCGGATATCCCGGTTGCAAGTACATTCAGGCAGATGCCGAAGGCAGAAAAGACTTCTCCGAAATTATTGAGATAGCCAAGCAATGCCAGCCGCCTACGGAAATAGAACGTGGAGAAATCATCGGTGGTTTTGCCCATAATCAGGTGTTGCAACTGGCAGATAAAGTAGTGGATGCCGTGAAGAGCGGTGCTATTCGTCGCTTTGTAGTTATGGCAGGTTGCGACGGACGTATGAAGGGACGTGATTATTATACCGAGTTTGCCAAGGCATTGCCTAAAGATACAGTCATCCTGACAGCAGGTTGTGCCAAGTATCGTTACAATAAGTTGCCTCTGGGAGATATCAACGGCATTCCACGTGTACTGGATGCAGGACAGTGCAACGACAGCTATTCACTGGCAGTCATTGCAATGAAACTGAAAGAAGTGTTCGAGCTGAATGATATCAACGAACTCCCGATTGTGTATAACATTGCCTGGTACGAGCAGAAAGCCGTTATCGTACTGCTGGCCTTGTTGAGTCTGGGTGTGAAGAAAATCCATTTAGGGCCTACGCTGCCTGCCTTCCTGTCGCCCAATGTGGCAAAGGTCTTGGTAGATACTTTCCAGATAGATACCATCAGTGATGTGGAAGATGACTTGAAGATGTTCCAATTATCATAA
- a CDS encoding cytochrome c biogenesis protein ResB, whose amino-acid sequence MWIRPWGFKEGCLIGAGLLVTGWLLQITIGEIDWSLFACPVNIIVLVLYIAGIVAMHCLRKRVYIFGWMSHYTSAVSSLLWVAGITVVMGLIRQVPSGHPADMLGFSRMLSAWPFVLLYIWMMTVLGLTTLRAGFPFRWKKLAFLLNHAGLFIALITATLGNADMQRLKMTTRIDNAEWRAMNEHGKLIELSLAIELKDFTIDEYPPKLMLIDNETGRTLPEKAPEHLLLEEGVTDGRLVDWLVTIRQTIPWAASVATEDTVKFTEFHSMGATYAVYLQAINQKTKTAKEGWVSCGSFIFPYKALRLDSLTSLIMPEREPQRFASTVKVYTEDGKQVEDTIAVNHPLNVAGWNIYQLSYDDTKGRWSDISVFELVRDPWLPAVYTGIIMMVLGAICLFVNAQKRKEEDAE is encoded by the coding sequence ATGTGGATCAGACCGTGGGGATTTAAAGAAGGATGCCTGATAGGCGCAGGACTGTTGGTGACAGGATGGCTGCTACAGATTACAATCGGTGAAATAGATTGGAGTCTGTTTGCCTGTCCGGTGAACATCATAGTTCTGGTTTTATATATAGCCGGAATAGTTGCCATGCATTGCCTGCGCAAGCGTGTTTATATCTTTGGTTGGATGAGTCATTATACATCGGCTGTCTCTTCTCTTTTATGGGTGGCGGGCATTACGGTGGTGATGGGACTTATCCGTCAGGTCCCTTCCGGTCATCCGGCAGATATGCTTGGCTTTTCACGAATGCTTTCGGCATGGCCTTTTGTATTGCTTTATATCTGGATGATGACTGTACTGGGGTTGACTACGCTTCGTGCCGGATTTCCATTCAGATGGAAGAAGCTTGCTTTCCTTTTGAACCATGCCGGGCTGTTCATTGCCCTGATTACGGCAACTTTGGGAAATGCCGATATGCAGCGGCTGAAAATGACCACCCGGATAGATAATGCCGAATGGCGTGCAATGAATGAGCACGGTAAATTGATAGAACTTTCGCTGGCCATTGAACTGAAAGACTTCACGATTGACGAGTATCCTCCGAAACTGATGTTGATTGATAATGAAACTGGACGTACATTGCCAGAGAAAGCACCGGAACATTTGTTGCTGGAAGAAGGTGTTACGGATGGACGACTGGTCGATTGGTTGGTGACTATCCGGCAAACGATTCCCTGGGCGGCTTCTGTGGCTACGGAAGATACGGTGAAGTTTACCGAATTCCATTCGATGGGAGCCACGTACGCCGTTTATTTGCAGGCTATCAATCAAAAGACGAAAACTGCAAAGGAGGGGTGGGTAAGTTGCGGTAGTTTTATTTTCCCATATAAAGCATTGCGTCTGGATTCGTTGACAAGCCTTATTATGCCGGAACGCGAACCGCAGCGTTTTGCATCTACAGTGAAAGTTTACACGGAAGACGGCAAACAGGTGGAAGATACGATTGCAGTGAACCATCCCCTGAATGTGGCGGGATGGAATATTTATCAATTGAGTTATGATGATACGAAAGGGCGTTGGAGCGATATCAGTGTGTTCGAACTGGTACGTGATCCGTGGCTGCCTGCTGTCTATACAGGTATTATCATGATGGTTCTGGGAGCTATCTGTCTGTTTGTTAATGCACAAAAAAGAAAAGAGGAGGACGCTGAATGA
- the ccsA gene encoding cytochrome c biogenesis protein CcsA: MTWDYFVPFSIAALHFWGFGAFAAWRGRKPYVVGGLTLIGLAIFFCFIVGIWISLERPPMRTMGETRLWYSFFLPLAGLITYSRWRYKWILSFSFILSLVFICINIFKPEIHNKTLMPALQSPWFTPHVIVYMFAYAMLGAATVMAIYLLWFKKKPIDSREMDLCDNLTYVGLAFMTLGMLSGAVWAKEAWGHYWSWDPKETWAAATWFSYLIYIHFRLGKPMLYRKALILLLISFVLLQMCWYGINYLPSAQGVSIHTYNLN, translated from the coding sequence ATGACGTGGGATTATTTTGTACCGTTTTCAATTGCCGCCCTGCACTTCTGGGGATTCGGTGCCTTTGCCGCTTGGCGCGGAAGAAAACCGTATGTTGTTGGTGGGCTTACCTTGATAGGGCTTGCTATCTTCTTCTGCTTTATTGTGGGAATATGGATTTCCCTGGAACGTCCGCCTATGCGGACGATGGGAGAGACGCGCCTGTGGTACTCTTTCTTTCTTCCACTGGCAGGACTCATCACATACAGTCGTTGGAGGTATAAGTGGATACTCAGTTTCAGTTTTATCCTGTCACTGGTATTTATCTGTATCAATATCTTCAAACCGGAAATACATAACAAAACTTTGATGCCGGCTTTGCAAAGTCCGTGGTTTACGCCGCATGTCATCGTATATATGTTTGCCTATGCTATGCTGGGTGCGGCTACCGTGATGGCTATTTACCTGCTCTGGTTCAAGAAGAAGCCGATTGACAGCCGGGAGATGGACCTATGCGATAATCTGACTTATGTAGGATTGGCATTCATGACATTAGGCATGCTTTCGGGGGCTGTATGGGCAAAAGAGGCGTGGGGACATTACTGGTCGTGGGACCCGAAAGAGACATGGGCGGCAGCTACGTGGTTTTCCTATCTGATTTATATACATTTCCGTCTTGGAAAACCTATGTTATACCGTAAGGCCTTAATTTTACTTCTGATATCATTTGTTTTGCTGCAAATGTGTTGGTATGGCATCAACTATCTGCCTTCTGCACAGGGAGTCAGCATTCATACGTATAATTTAAACTGA